The Eleginops maclovinus isolate JMC-PN-2008 ecotype Puerto Natales chromosome 24, JC_Emac_rtc_rv5, whole genome shotgun sequence genome contains a region encoding:
- the hsf2bp gene encoding heat shock factor 2-binding protein isoform X1 has product MGKWTAEVKENNTNHKMASSLGGKSPSLSHGAKKKARKQDGFVRVRKSDLEKLSTEVMQLREFLPRVLNRDLIEMLHKARAVHTMKEHLLQEQEQQQQDCVHLQARLEAVQTECQKEREEKLLLREQLWQGGEELQQQADFCSALGSAACSLLWSCSSGADTVTRWLADGKLQSFLAVSAQTLESFVRSLDEDEKTQTEDHNSHEHQFVLALAGTITNIAAVTCGRDFLSTSAQDLLDTLMMMLELMKPGVFPKLKVLMLMALYNVSISVRGLKCLSDNPGLLPLICTLLDDGDWEVCLHSVRLLQSVLLEEELLLLLAPSLLDPRLQAAVSRLTSSVQPRLRLAAQQTLEDLQTLQQSRGGKQSGVFGPPAV; this is encoded by the exons ATGGGAAAGTGGACAGcagaagtaaaagaaaacaacaccaaCCACAAGATGGCGTCGTCATTGGGCGGGAAGTCTCCGTCTCTGAGTCATGGCGCAAAGAAAAAGGCGAGGAAACAG GATGGTTTCGTCAGAGTGAGAAAAAGTGATTTGGAAAAGTTGTCCACAGAAGTCATGCAGCTGAGGGAGTTCCTGCCCAGAGTCCTGAACCGGGACCTGATTGAGATGCTGCATAAAGCTCGGGCAGTCCACACAA tgaagGAGCACCTTCtgcaggagcaggagcagcagcaacaggacTGTGTGCACCTCCAGGCCCGGTTGGAGGCAGTGCAGACTGAAtgtcagaaagagagagag gagaagCTGCTGTTGCGGGAGCAGCTGTGGCAGGGTGGagaagagctgcagcagcaggcagacTTCTGCTCTGCTCTGGGATCAGCAGCCTGCAGTCTGCTGTGGAGCTGCTCTTCCGGAGCGGACACGGTCACACGCTGGCTGGCTGAT gggaaGCTGCAGTCCTTCCTGGCTGTATCTGCTCAGACTCTGGAAAGCTTCGTCAGGTCTCTTGACGAAGACGAGAAGACTCAGACCGAGGACCATAACTCCCATGAGCACCAGTTTGTGCTTGCTCTGGCTGGAACGATTACCA ACATCGCAGCAGTGACGTGTGGGCGGGACTTCCTCTCCACCTCGGCTCAGGACCTGTTGGACACTCTGATGATGATGCTGGAGCTGATGAAGCCGGGGGTCTTCCCCAAACTCAAAGT gctgaTGCTGATGGCTCTGTATAATGTCAGTATCAGTGTGAGGGGACTGAAGTGCCTCAGTGACAACCCAGGACTCCTGCCGCTCATCTGCACCCTGCTGGACG ACGGAGACTGGGAGGTGTGCCTCCACTCTGTGCGTCTCCTGCAGTCGGTGCTGCTGGAAGAGGAGTTGCTGCTCCTGCTGGCCCCCTCCCTGCTGGACCCCCGGCTGCAGGCTGCTGTGAGCCGGCTGACCTCCAGCGTGCAGCCGCGCCTCAGACTGGCCGCCCAGCAGACCCTGGAGGACCTACAGACCCTCCAACAG agcCGGGGAGGTAAGCAGAGTGGTGTCTTCGGTCCTCCTGCTGTCTGA
- the ankrd10a gene encoding ankyrin repeat domain-containing protein 10a, translating to MSGGLHADFSNEEGFISRFPVHRACRDGDVDALVSLFQQLSDPAPLTAEDPCYGWSPLHWAAHYGQLECVVRLVQMGCEVNTVTSRFHQTPTHTAAFGGHPHCVLWLTQAGADVNMQDLVGEAPIHKAARSGSVECIQVLLVAGAKAQLRNASGQTAADLAHAHGFLDSFCFLSKTKKLLQLHVRGGQNGDSAPCGPGLLSRKRLLTAGDSRDLKKARGDMLVQMQVGGGGEEDLESVAMESAPELLSASDEHPPPPSSRPLPLPLAEHQEQQPASSANQHAALASTQHSSADMCGSLHQSGSPSSCVSHRPAWGGLRGTDCKDFMHYGHYHGFGDTAEELSDSSQAEHRYRQAVAHLHPHS from the exons ATGTCTGGGGGACTACACGCGGACTTCTCCAATGAAGAAGGCTTTATCAGCCGGTTTCCCGTCCACCGTGCTTGCAGGGATGGAGACGTTGATGCTTTGGTGTCCCTGTTCCAGCAGCTCTCAGACCCAGCTCCTCTGACTGCTGAGGACCCGTGCTACGGATGGAGCCCCTTACACTGGGCTGCTCACTATGGCCAG CTCGAGTGTGTGGTGCGCCTGGTGCAGATGGGTTGTGAGGTGAACACAGTGACCAGCCGCTTCCACCAGACCCCAACACACACCGCAGCGTTCGGAGGACACCCCCACTGTGTGCTGTGGCTGACTCAGGCCGGAGCTGATGTCAACATGCAG GATCTTGTAGGTGAGGCTCCCATCCACAAGGCGGCTCGCTCAGGTAGTGTGGAGTGTATCCAGGTGCTGCTGGTAGCGGGGGCTAAAGCACA GTTAAGGAATGCCAGTGGGCAGACAGCAGCGGACCTGGCGCACGCTCACGGCTTCCTCGACTCTTTCTGCTTCCTTTCCAAGACCaagaagctgctgcagctgcatgtGAGGGGGGGGCAGAATGGAGACAGCGCGCCCTGTGGTCCGGGCCTGCTCAGCCGGAAGAGGCTGCTGACGGCCGGGGACAGCAGGGACCTGAAGAAAGCCCGGGGGGACA TGCTGGTGCAGATGCAGgttggaggaggtggagaagagGATCTGGAGAGCGTTGCCATGGAGTCGGCCCCGGAGCTCCTCTCAG CATCAGATGagcaccccccaccccccagcaGCCGTCCCCTCCCTCTACCCCTCGCTGAGCACCAGGAACAGCAGCCAGCctcctcagccaatcagcatgCAGCATTAGCATCCACTCAGCACTCCTCCGCAGACATGTGCGGCTCGCTGCACCAGAGCGGCAGCCCCAGCAGCTGCGTGTCCCACCGGCCAGCTTGGGGGGGGCTCAGGGGAACGGACTGCAAGGACTTCATGCACTACGGACACTACCATGGCTTCGGAGACACGGCGGAGGAGCTGAGTGACAGCTCCCAGGCGGAGCACAGATACAGGCAGGCAGTGGCCCACCTCCACCCACACtcatag
- the ccdc14 gene encoding coiled-coil domain-containing protein 14 isoform X1, protein MRGTATGKVVTSGRLTRGGRVQLSRRRTPQNPGAAVRAEPAYSLYSTDSEDQVTNLHRGLDRCAALLGGMLQAEKAETLPGLTKGVTLRAAKSRPSTLLRKKTIGNTDQRSRLSVQRGPAAAAVSPQKLLPPQKRAPTLLPHKRPPTPPPLSDPQSASEAPPTSCLSDGDGEEEECVPVRDTDTHPAVRQTHSHTCSVQKPDTMLEPGQVAMVTEDTQSVGGRRTVQHLLEELKALITGQGSTAERLLSHLEQSLSSQLMDVGGPVQTAGELSSVQNQNCQLRRRVRVLNQQLKEREKAALHGTEPFINSAVCALQEQLEGAQSQLQELQEELTGVREALRDTQSQLRDREEENTLLTADLEATRSRLRDSEREKTKYSSLAQQQLEERENCNRVLQILESTQAGVLPQQQRQEPPVPPPDRITHFLLSLAPPMCVSAERGGHTATSVSLRDTSSHPAVVLTDQSLCPDEAKEGGWGLLSHVDSSVCSDWSSRSGSTLDSRAEAAFRDGLAALDASIASLQRTFQLDLGGAR, encoded by the exons ATGAGAGGAACAGCTACAGGAAAG GTGGTGACGTCAGGCAGGCTGACCAGAGGAGGCAGAGTGCAGCTGTCCCGGAGACG CACTCCCCAAAACCCAGGAGCAGCAGTCCGCGCTGAGCCAGCATATTCTCTGTACTCCACAGACTCTGAGGACCAG gtcaCCAATCTGCACCGGGGGCTGGACCGCTGTGCTGCCTTGCTCGGGGGCATGCTTCAAGCTGAGAAGGCAG aaaCCTTGCCAGGCCTCACCAAAGGAGTGACGCTTAGAGCAGCTAAATCAAGACCCTCCACCCTACTAAGGAAGAAGACCATTGGgaacacag ACCAGAGGAGCCGTCTGTCAGTCCAGCGaggacctgctgctgctgctgtctcacCACAGAAGCTCCTCCCCCCTCAGAAACGAGCCCCCACCCTGCTGCCACACAAgcgcccccccacccctccaccTCTGTCTGACCCCCAGTCTGCTTCTGAAGCTCCGCCcacatcctgtctgtcagaTGGCGatggggaagaggaggagtgtgtTCCTGTAAGAGACACGGACACACACCCAGCcgtcagacaaacacactcgcACACCTGCAGCGTCCAGAAGCCAGACACGATGCTGGAGCCGGGACAGGTTGCTATGGTTACCGAGGACACACAGAGCGTGGGGGGGAGAAGGACGGTGCAgcatctgctggaggagctgaaggcTCTGATCACaggacaag gcagtACAGCAGAGAGGCTGCTCAGTCATCTGGAGCAGAGCCTGTCTTCCCAGCTGATGGATGTTGGGGGTCCCGTGCAGACTGCAGGGGAACTCTCCTCAGTACAGAACCAGAACTGTCAGCTCCGCAG GCGGGTCAGGGTTCTGAACCAGCAGctaaaggagagggagaaggcaGCATTACACGGCACAGAGCCCTTCATCAACTCTGcag TGTGTGCtctgcaggagcagctggaAGGCGCTCAGTCccagctgcaggagctgcaggaggagctgacaGGAGTACGGGAAGCCTTGAGGGACACACAGAGCCAGctgagggacagagaggaggagaacacaCTCCTCACAGCAG acctggAGGCCACCAGAAGCAGGTTGCGGGACAGTGAGCGGGAGAAGACTAAGTACTCTTCACTCGCCCAGCAACAActagaagagagagaaaactgtaacag GGTTCTTCAGATTCTGGAGTCAACCCAAGCCGGTGTCCTcccacagcagcagagacaggagcCCCCTGTGCCCCCCCCTGACCGCatcacacacttcctgctgtcTCTGGCTCCgcctatgtgtgtgtctgcagagagaggaggacacacaGCCACCTCTGTCTCGCTGAGAGACACTTCATCACATCCTGCCGTCGTCCTGACCGACCAATCACTGTGTCCGGATGAGGCcaaggagggggggtgggggctaCTGTCCCACGTTGACAGCTCCGTGTGTTCTGATTGGAGCAGCAGGTCCGGCTCCACCCTGGACAGCCGGGCGGAGGCTGCGTTCAGGGACGGGCTGGCAGCGCTGGACGCCAGCATCGCCAGCCTGCAGAGGACCTTTCAGCTGGACCTCGGGGGGGCCCGGTGA
- the ccdc14 gene encoding coiled-coil domain-containing protein 14 isoform X2, producing MLQAEKAETLPGLTKGVTLRAAKSRPSTLLRKKTIGNTDQRSRLSVQRGPAAAAVSPQKLLPPQKRAPTLLPHKRPPTPPPLSDPQSASEAPPTSCLSDGDGEEEECVPVRDTDTHPAVRQTHSHTCSVQKPDTMLEPGQVAMVTEDTQSVGGRRTVQHLLEELKALITGQGSTAERLLSHLEQSLSSQLMDVGGPVQTAGELSSVQNQNCQLRRRVRVLNQQLKEREKAALHGTEPFINSAVCALQEQLEGAQSQLQELQEELTGVREALRDTQSQLRDREEENTLLTADLEATRSRLRDSEREKTKYSSLAQQQLEERENCNRVLQILESTQAGVLPQQQRQEPPVPPPDRITHFLLSLAPPMCVSAERGGHTATSVSLRDTSSHPAVVLTDQSLCPDEAKEGGWGLLSHVDSSVCSDWSSRSGSTLDSRAEAAFRDGLAALDASIASLQRTFQLDLGGAR from the exons ATGCTTCAAGCTGAGAAGGCAG aaaCCTTGCCAGGCCTCACCAAAGGAGTGACGCTTAGAGCAGCTAAATCAAGACCCTCCACCCTACTAAGGAAGAAGACCATTGGgaacacag ACCAGAGGAGCCGTCTGTCAGTCCAGCGaggacctgctgctgctgctgtctcacCACAGAAGCTCCTCCCCCCTCAGAAACGAGCCCCCACCCTGCTGCCACACAAgcgcccccccacccctccaccTCTGTCTGACCCCCAGTCTGCTTCTGAAGCTCCGCCcacatcctgtctgtcagaTGGCGatggggaagaggaggagtgtgtTCCTGTAAGAGACACGGACACACACCCAGCcgtcagacaaacacactcgcACACCTGCAGCGTCCAGAAGCCAGACACGATGCTGGAGCCGGGACAGGTTGCTATGGTTACCGAGGACACACAGAGCGTGGGGGGGAGAAGGACGGTGCAgcatctgctggaggagctgaaggcTCTGATCACaggacaag gcagtACAGCAGAGAGGCTGCTCAGTCATCTGGAGCAGAGCCTGTCTTCCCAGCTGATGGATGTTGGGGGTCCCGTGCAGACTGCAGGGGAACTCTCCTCAGTACAGAACCAGAACTGTCAGCTCCGCAG GCGGGTCAGGGTTCTGAACCAGCAGctaaaggagagggagaaggcaGCATTACACGGCACAGAGCCCTTCATCAACTCTGcag TGTGTGCtctgcaggagcagctggaAGGCGCTCAGTCccagctgcaggagctgcaggaggagctgacaGGAGTACGGGAAGCCTTGAGGGACACACAGAGCCAGctgagggacagagaggaggagaacacaCTCCTCACAGCAG acctggAGGCCACCAGAAGCAGGTTGCGGGACAGTGAGCGGGAGAAGACTAAGTACTCTTCACTCGCCCAGCAACAActagaagagagagaaaactgtaacag GGTTCTTCAGATTCTGGAGTCAACCCAAGCCGGTGTCCTcccacagcagcagagacaggagcCCCCTGTGCCCCCCCCTGACCGCatcacacacttcctgctgtcTCTGGCTCCgcctatgtgtgtgtctgcagagagaggaggacacacaGCCACCTCTGTCTCGCTGAGAGACACTTCATCACATCCTGCCGTCGTCCTGACCGACCAATCACTGTGTCCGGATGAGGCcaaggagggggggtgggggctaCTGTCCCACGTTGACAGCTCCGTGTGTTCTGATTGGAGCAGCAGGTCCGGCTCCACCCTGGACAGCCGGGCGGAGGCTGCGTTCAGGGACGGGCTGGCAGCGCTGGACGCCAGCATCGCCAGCCTGCAGAGGACCTTTCAGCTGGACCTCGGGGGGGCCCGGTGA
- the cryaa gene encoding alpha-crystallin A chain, which produces MDISIQHPWFRRALGSVYPARLFDQFFGEGMFDYDFFPYTTSTISPYYRQSLFRSFLDSSNSGTSEVRSERDKYTVYLDVKHFSPDELSVKVTGDYVEIQGKHGERQDDHGYISREFHRRYRLPSSVDQSAFSCSLSADGLLTLCGPKVSGGSESGRSERTIPVTRDDKTNSAASS; this is translated from the exons ATGGATATTTCCATCCAGCACCCCTGGTTCAGACGAGCCCTGGGCTCCGTCTACCCCGCCCGACTCTTTGACCAGTTCTTCGGAGAGGGCATGTTTGACTACGACTTCTTCCCCTACACCACCTCCACCATCAGCCCTTACTACAGACAGTCCCTGTTCCGGAGCTTCTTGGATTCCTCAAACTCCGGCACCTCTGAG GTGAGGTCTGAGAGGGATAAGTACACCGTGTACCTGGACGTCAAACACTTCTCTCCTGATGAGCTCAGTGTGAAGGTGACCGGGGACTACGTGGAGATCCAGGGCAAGcatggagagagacag GATGACCACGGATACATCTCTCGTGAGTTCCACCGCCGCTACCGCCTCCCCTCCAGTGTGGACCAATCAGCATTCAGCTGCAGCCTGTCAGCTGACGGGCTGCTGACCCTCTGCGGGCCAAAGGTCAGCGGGGGGAGCGAATCCGGCCGCAGCGAGCGCACCATCCCGGTCACCCGCGACGACAAGACCAACTCTGCTGCGTCCTCCTAG
- the hsf2bp gene encoding heat shock factor 2-binding protein isoform X2: protein MGKWTAEVKENNTNHKMASSLGGKSPSLSHGAKKKARKQDGFVRVRKSDLEKLSTEVMQLREFLPRVLNRDLIEMLHKARAVHTMKEHLLQEQEQQQQDCVHLQARLEAVQTECQKEREGKLQSFLAVSAQTLESFVRSLDEDEKTQTEDHNSHEHQFVLALAGTITNIAAVTCGRDFLSTSAQDLLDTLMMMLELMKPGVFPKLKVLMLMALYNVSISVRGLKCLSDNPGLLPLICTLLDDGDWEVCLHSVRLLQSVLLEEELLLLLAPSLLDPRLQAAVSRLTSSVQPRLRLAAQQTLEDLQTLQQSRGGKQSGVFGPPAV from the exons ATGGGAAAGTGGACAGcagaagtaaaagaaaacaacaccaaCCACAAGATGGCGTCGTCATTGGGCGGGAAGTCTCCGTCTCTGAGTCATGGCGCAAAGAAAAAGGCGAGGAAACAG GATGGTTTCGTCAGAGTGAGAAAAAGTGATTTGGAAAAGTTGTCCACAGAAGTCATGCAGCTGAGGGAGTTCCTGCCCAGAGTCCTGAACCGGGACCTGATTGAGATGCTGCATAAAGCTCGGGCAGTCCACACAA tgaagGAGCACCTTCtgcaggagcaggagcagcagcaacaggacTGTGTGCACCTCCAGGCCCGGTTGGAGGCAGTGCAGACTGAAtgtcagaaagagagagag gggaaGCTGCAGTCCTTCCTGGCTGTATCTGCTCAGACTCTGGAAAGCTTCGTCAGGTCTCTTGACGAAGACGAGAAGACTCAGACCGAGGACCATAACTCCCATGAGCACCAGTTTGTGCTTGCTCTGGCTGGAACGATTACCA ACATCGCAGCAGTGACGTGTGGGCGGGACTTCCTCTCCACCTCGGCTCAGGACCTGTTGGACACTCTGATGATGATGCTGGAGCTGATGAAGCCGGGGGTCTTCCCCAAACTCAAAGT gctgaTGCTGATGGCTCTGTATAATGTCAGTATCAGTGTGAGGGGACTGAAGTGCCTCAGTGACAACCCAGGACTCCTGCCGCTCATCTGCACCCTGCTGGACG ACGGAGACTGGGAGGTGTGCCTCCACTCTGTGCGTCTCCTGCAGTCGGTGCTGCTGGAAGAGGAGTTGCTGCTCCTGCTGGCCCCCTCCCTGCTGGACCCCCGGCTGCAGGCTGCTGTGAGCCGGCTGACCTCCAGCGTGCAGCCGCGCCTCAGACTGGCCGCCCAGCAGACCCTGGAGGACCTACAGACCCTCCAACAG agcCGGGGAGGTAAGCAGAGTGGTGTCTTCGGTCCTCCTGCTGTCTGA
- the LOC134860660 gene encoding protein FAM200A-like: MVACDSLMVMSCVANLTYYSLRTVLRAKLTHIYKHSRREYFKIGCSTANICYICTSLAIYLAPMDRFVVRKVPEGQAAMTEGQAATTEGQAATIGQGQASEASTSQKRRKRKYNEEYVKYGFTVTTDRAGEEVPLCFVCSTILCNEAMKPSKLTRHMETHHVHLKAKPVEYMQQMLRDFKGQPATMRKSAKINENALKASYLVALRVAKSKKPHTIAEQLILPAAIDMCRAMVSEECANKLKTIPLSDNTIGRRIGEMANDVKDQLMAKLQTVLFSLQIDETTDVTNDAQLLTFVRYEDSGTMCEEFLFCKPLPGRTTGVEIFKALDDFFTEHNISWQRCVALCSDGARAMSGSKTGLFAHVRRVAPGVIWTHCLIHREALASKDLSVELSGVFDVVVKTVNFIKRNALNTRLFSSLCHDLGSEHSSLLYHSEVRWLSRGAVLARVFELRGAIYEFLCEKHSDLASNFNDSYWLTKLAYLTDVFAELNKLNSSMQGRDANVMQLYEKLDAFVKKMSKWIERVESNNLAMFPSVEEYPDSTDINDTICEHLRKLVRQFAKYFTDSEEWRRDSKWILLPFSDDASVGSSLTAVEEDKLIEMSTDSVRRHMYDTQPLVKFWISCQTEFPQLAAKAMRCLLPFPTTYLCESGFSTLAYLKNKYRDPENDMRLSLSTISPRIDRLCGLHHAQISH, encoded by the coding sequence atggtagcctgtgattcgctaatggtaatgagttgcgtcgctaacctcacttattattcattacgtacagtcttgcgagcaaagttgacacacatttataagcatagccgacgagagtattttaagataggttgtagtacagcaaacatttgttacatatgtactagtctagctatatatctagcaccaatggatcgttttgtagtgaggaaagtgccagagggacaggctgccatgacagagggtcaggctgccacgacagagggacaggccgccacgatagggcaaggacaggcttccgaagcgtcaacttcgcaaaaaagacgaaaaagaaaatacaatgaggaatatgttaaatatggattcacagtgacgacagacagagcaggagaggaggtaccactgtgtttcgtatgttcaacaattctctgtaatgaagctatgaagccgtcgaaacttacgcggcatatggagacgcatcacgtccacttgaaggccaaacccgttgagtacatgcaacagatgttgcgtgatttcaaaggacagccggctaccatgaggaagagtgcaaaaataaatgaaaacgcactgaaagcatcgtatctggtcgctctcagggttgcaaaaagtaagaagccccataccattgcagagcagcttatattgccagcagccatagatatgtgcagagctatggtaagcgaagaatgtgccaacaaattaaaaactattccgttgtcagacaacacaatcggaagacgaattggggaaatggcaaatgatgtcaaagaccagctgatggcaaaacttcagacagttctgttttcccttcaaatcgacgagacgacagatgttactaatgatgcgcaactgttaacatttgtgcgatacgaggacagtggcactatgtgcgaggaatttcttttttgcaaaccactgcccgggcgaactaccggtgtagaaatatttaaagcactggacgattttttcacggagcacaatatctcgtggcagaggtgcgttgcattatgcagcgatggggcccgagccatgagtggcagcaagactggactgtttgcgcatgtaaggagggtggctccgggggtaatttggacacactgcctgattcatagagaggctctcgcctccaaagatctcagtgttgagctcagtggtgtgtttgatgtcgttgtcaagacggtcaacttcataaaacgaaacgcattgaatacacgcctgttttcatccctatgccatgacttgggaagtgaacacagctctctcctttatcattcagaggtgcgttggctgtctcgcggcgctgtgctcgcccgtgtgtttgaactacgcggagctatctacgagttcttgtgcgagaagcattctgatctggcttccaatttcaacgatagttactggttaactaagctggcgtacctcacagatgtttttgcagagctgaacaagttgaacagctccatgcaagggagagatgcaaacgtcatgcagctctacgagaagctcgacgcatttgtgaaaaaaatgtcaaagtggatcgaacgagtggagagcaataacttggcgatgtttccttcagttgaggaataccctgacagcactgacatcaacgacactatatgtgagcatttgaggaagcttgtgcgtcaattcgcaaagtacttcactgattcggaagagtggcgccgtgacagcaagtggatcctgctcccattcagtgacgatgcatcagtagggtcaagtctgacggctgtggaagaggataagctgattgagatgtccacagactctgtcaggaggcatatgtacgacacacagccccttgttaaattctggataagttgccagacagaatttccacagcttgctgcaaaagcaatgaggtgtcttttgccctttccaaccacatacctgtgtgagagtggtttttctacactggcgtacttaaagaataagtacagggatccagagaatgacatgagactgtctctgtctaccatttcgccacgaatagacaggctgtgtggacttcaccacgcccagatatcacactga